One window from the genome of Magnetovibrio sp. encodes:
- a CDS encoding response regulator translates to MRILLVEDNLRLSTYVRRGLEKEDFTVDGVGSIADAEAALDTAPYDLMILDLGLPDGDGLDLLKRFRANDRHLPVLVLTARDGVDDRVKGLNAGADDYLLKPFAVEELTARLRALLRRPDGVLGLSLKAGNLTFDTTAREVRVESSLLKVSRKEMNVLEQLMRRAGKVVPKDVLESKLYGFDEDVSANSLEAHISRLRKRLNQAGASVSIHTLRGVGYLLSDGGDS, encoded by the coding sequence ATGCGTATCCTGCTCGTCGAAGATAATCTACGCCTTTCCACATATGTGCGGCGCGGTCTTGAAAAAGAAGATTTCACCGTGGATGGAGTCGGTTCCATTGCGGACGCTGAAGCAGCGCTCGACACGGCGCCTTACGATTTGATGATCTTGGATCTCGGTCTGCCGGACGGGGATGGCTTGGACCTGCTCAAGCGGTTTCGTGCTAACGACCGCCATTTGCCGGTGCTTGTGCTGACCGCGCGCGATGGCGTGGACGATCGCGTCAAAGGCCTAAATGCCGGTGCCGATGACTATCTGCTCAAGCCGTTTGCCGTCGAAGAGTTGACGGCGCGCCTGCGCGCCTTGCTGCGCCGTCCCGATGGGGTGTTGGGGCTGAGCCTCAAGGCGGGCAACTTGACCTTCGACACCACCGCGCGCGAAGTGCGGGTGGAGAGCAGTTTGCTCAAAGTCTCCCGCAAGGAGATGAACGTCCTGGAACAGCTAATGCGTCGCGCGGGCAAGGTGGTGCCCAAAGACGTTCTGGAAAGCAAGCTGTACGGCTTTGACGAAGACGTGTCCGCAAATTCATTGGAAGCGCACATTTCGCGGCTGCGTAAGCGCTTGAACCAGGCGGGGGCTTCGGTGAGCATTCACACCTTGCGCGGAGTCGGGTACTTGCTGTCGGATGGTGGGGACAGCTAA